The Patescibacteria group bacterium genome window below encodes:
- a CDS encoding superoxide dismutase has protein sequence MSHTLPSLPYSYDALEPYIDARTMEIHHTKHHQAYVDKLNAALASYPDLADDPTEKLIADLEAIPEDIRQAVRNHGGGHVNHSFFWQLLKKNENGEPLEKLGQAINETFGSFDNFKKEFTNTALACFGSGWAWLSLDQENKLIIHSTPNQDSPLMIKMKPIIGLDVWEHAYYLNYQNKRPDYIAAFWNIINWEKAERNFEVANS, from the coding sequence ATGTCACACACTCTTCCCTCTTTGCCTTATAGTTACGACGCCCTAGAACCCTATATTGACGCTCGTACCATGGAAATCCACCATACTAAGCATCATCAAGCCTACGTAGATAAATTAAACGCTGCCTTAGCCTCTTATCCTGATCTCGCGGATGACCCAACAGAAAAACTAATTGCCGATCTTGAAGCTATCCCAGAAGATATTCGCCAAGCCGTGCGTAATCACGGCGGCGGACATGTTAATCATAGTTTTTTCTGGCAACTGTTAAAGAAAAACGAAAATGGAGAACCTCTGGAAAAACTAGGACAAGCTATTAATGAAACCTTTGGCTCTTTTGATAATTTTAAAAAAGAGTTTACCAATACCGCCCTCGCCTGTTTTGGTAGTGGTTGGGCTTGGCTTAGCCTGGATCAAGAGAATAAATTAATAATTCATTCAACCCCTAACCAAGACAGTCCTTTAATGATAAAGATGAAACCAATTATCGGTCTTGATGTCTGGGAACACGCCTATTACCTTAACTACCAAAACAAGAGACCAGACTACATAGCCGCTTTTTGGAATATTATAAACTGGGAAAAAGCAGAAAGGAATTTTGAAGTCGCCAATAGCTAA
- a CDS encoding RNA-binding protein codes for MAKKLYVAGISYDTNDDSLRNHFAQAGSVTSANVITDRMTGRSRGFGFVEMSSDDEATNAISMLNGKELDGRSLTVSEARPMADRPARPSNGGGGRW; via the coding sequence ATGGCAAAAAAGCTATATGTGGCCGGTATCTCTTACGATACTAATGATGACAGTCTGCGTAATCACTTTGCCCAAGCTGGCAGTGTGACTTCCGCTAACGTCATTACCGATCGTATGACCGGTCGTTCTAGGGGGTTTGGTTTTGTGGAGATGTCTTCAGACGATGAAGCAACTAACGCTATTTCTATGCTTAACGGCAAAGAATTAGACGGACGTTCTTTGACTGTTTCTGAAGCTCGCCCAATGGCCGATCGTCCCGCTCGCCCCAGCAATGGTGGTGGAGGACGCTGGTAA
- a CDS encoding PH domain-containing protein, protein MKQLDPKSVWLFFFNSLSGILLIPVVFIGMGLGVFGAILSENSEIIKSTDDGGSFYPIVLSYLWVAILVFLILLVISFMWARLSYNFYRYELTNDGFRKELGVIYKKYVTIPYDRIQNVDIYRGILARILGLSDLNIQTAGMSAGALSGRSLLSGGTAEGRLPGLSQADAEKLRDELIRRAKKNKSQGL, encoded by the coding sequence ATGAAACAACTTGATCCAAAATCCGTTTGGTTATTTTTCTTTAATTCTCTTTCTGGGATATTACTTATTCCGGTTGTATTTATAGGGATGGGCTTGGGTGTTTTTGGAGCTATCTTATCGGAAAATTCGGAAATTATTAAATCCACTGATGATGGCGGTAGTTTTTACCCCATTGTTTTAAGTTATTTATGGGTAGCAATTTTAGTATTTCTTATACTTCTTGTTATATCTTTTATGTGGGCAAGACTTAGCTATAATTTCTATCGTTATGAGTTAACTAATGACGGTTTTCGCAAGGAGCTTGGTGTCATTTACAAAAAGTATGTGACTATTCCTTATGACCGTATTCAGAATGTTGATATCTATCGGGGAATTTTGGCGCGTATTCTGGGATTATCTGACTTAAATATTCAAACAGCTGGAATGAGCGCTGGTGCTTTAAGTGGACGTAGCCTATTATCAGGAGGAACTGCCGAGGGAAGGTTACCTGGTTTATCTCAAGCGGATGCCGAGAAACTTCGTGATGAGTTAATTCGTCGAGCTAAGAAAAACAAGAGTCAAGGATTATAA
- a CDS encoding S8 family serine peptidase: protein MLYRNLFMLALFGLLQLPAFFGSAEGVNGNVFKASLIDKLVENKVEYKEENSWLSKQLVKSKEYHYSSNSSLPSPSKSAVLDEVIVVFKPAKLDLKKPFAHSQAMSFASANSLTLLDSHSERNFVVYRIQDNKSLNDLISELSADPAVDYVQPNYRYDIFAEDPPNDTEFNRLWGLRNIGQSVNGITGTAGADIDILNAWELSGGEDIIVAVIDTGVAHQHPDLIGSMWDGTTCLSDTGAALGDCIHGYDFEDNDKDPAPTSSSHGTHIAGTIAAVKNNNTGIVGVAPQAKIMALKTALFTSEIVKAISFAEHNGAQVINASWGGTANDLTLRAAIESFDGLFVAAAGNRGLNHNSSPLYPCSYNLDNIICVAATDQNDALASFSDFGSVGVDLGAPGVNIYSTLGETVILNQSFEGITVPTLPAGWVAETNPLTWGTQQPGGSWGRALYGDINRNPYTGNVSNNLTLPVIDLSGADILGAVVEFRAQCDTQYDDEDWFDYMSLYFSSNGSSFTEIARWDEYTLDDDENPAGPSPIRWLEIGIAEQYLTANFTLRFRWTTDGSDNNYEGCIVDDLSIKKFTDGAGETYGFLNGTSMAAPHVAGAAALLWAKAPTASIDSIKELLMDGGDDLAALSGKTVSGKRLNAFTSLGMLEVNNPVITSPAAPVTVNASYYPIIGTAPAGSLVKAYRGETEVGRHLLGGEETDFFIITSLQEDSVNNISVIAENSFSGQSDPVVVPAITTDGNEPALPAPTLLNASAITALTQTSFTVQDNEGTQYVYLNPLGVLSSVTALNEPIVLNGTAGNNYSIRVMSRDGDGWHDGLEHSWFVLNQPTASPVAGTYTSAQSVTLTSAQAPKIRYTTNGSNPACVNSGSTYSSAISVGSSQTIRAIACDAQDNATAIASFAYTINIPPPPPPSGGENPPTVTNCTSVSYGAWGTCSTTGTQTRQVISQLPANCTLTNAQTAAMTQSCTIEPQEPEQPMQSQLDSCGTGNTLEQFSCEAGITGRSAEEIAAAVGMTRSLELEQSMASIRDKVVPEGTSNELRETILLFITYGTGSTKALGAGERGGVVNSFFAAHGRLPDKVSDWEDIMKLANGRWPATRNLVAEQRAVTGFNLVYKRNPDMNNPKDNAAVTIMAYGMRPVPRNTNSELAALSIYRSIFKNTPDRASYWDTLRAIAYSGAVR from the coding sequence ATGTTATACAGAAATCTTTTTATGCTGGCCTTATTTGGCCTATTGCAATTACCCGCCTTCTTTGGTTCAGCCGAGGGGGTTAATGGGAATGTTTTTAAAGCTTCTTTAATAGATAAGTTGGTTGAGAATAAAGTTGAGTATAAAGAAGAAAATTCTTGGTTGTCTAAGCAACTTGTTAAGTCTAAAGAATATCATTATTCTTCAAACTCTTCTTTACCATCTCCTTCCAAGTCCGCTGTTTTAGATGAAGTAATTGTGGTTTTTAAGCCAGCTAAACTTGATCTTAAAAAACCCTTTGCTCACTCGCAAGCCATGAGCTTTGCTTCTGCTAATTCTTTAACTCTTTTAGATAGTCATTCTGAGAGAAATTTTGTCGTTTACCGAATCCAAGATAATAAAAGCCTGAATGATTTAATTAGTGAATTATCTGCCGATCCGGCTGTTGATTATGTTCAACCCAACTATCGTTACGATATTTTTGCCGAAGATCCACCTAATGATACTGAGTTTAACCGACTCTGGGGACTTCGTAATATCGGACAAAGTGTTAATGGTATAACTGGTACGGCTGGTGCGGATATTGATATTCTTAACGCTTGGGAATTATCTGGTGGTGAGGATATTATTGTTGCTGTTATTGATACTGGTGTAGCCCATCAGCATCCTGACCTTATCGGCTCCATGTGGGATGGTACGACTTGTTTAAGTGATACCGGCGCTGCTTTGGGTGATTGTATCCATGGTTATGATTTTGAAGATAATGATAAAGACCCGGCTCCAACTTCTTCCAGCCATGGAACCCATATTGCTGGTACGATTGCGGCGGTGAAGAATAATAATACCGGAATTGTCGGAGTGGCACCGCAGGCTAAGATTATGGCTCTTAAAACAGCTTTATTTACAAGTGAAATTGTTAAAGCTATTAGTTTTGCTGAACATAATGGTGCCCAGGTTATTAATGCCAGCTGGGGAGGGACAGCTAATGATCTTACATTAAGAGCCGCCATTGAGTCTTTTGACGGTTTATTTGTAGCGGCCGCCGGCAATAGGGGACTTAATCATAATAGCTCTCCTCTTTATCCTTGTAGTTATAACTTGGATAATATTATTTGTGTGGCTGCCACTGATCAAAATGACGCTTTGGCCTCCTTTTCGGACTTTGGATCCGTTGGTGTTGACCTTGGGGCTCCGGGAGTAAATATTTATAGTACCTTGGGAGAGACAGTTATTTTGAATCAGAGCTTTGAGGGTATTACTGTTCCGACGTTACCGGCCGGCTGGGTAGCCGAAACCAATCCTTTAACCTGGGGTACTCAACAACCTGGAGGGTCTTGGGGTAGGGCTTTGTACGGAGATATTAACCGTAATCCTTATACTGGTAATGTTAGTAATAATTTAACCTTGCCGGTTATTGATTTATCTGGTGCGGATATTTTGGGAGCGGTAGTGGAGTTTAGAGCCCAATGCGATACTCAATATGATGATGAAGATTGGTTTGATTATATGAGTCTTTATTTTAGTAGTAACGGTAGTTCTTTTACTGAAATTGCTAGATGGGATGAATATACTTTAGATGATGATGAAAATCCGGCTGGACCTTCGCCAATTCGTTGGTTGGAAATTGGGATAGCTGAGCAGTATTTGACCGCTAACTTTACTCTGCGTTTTCGTTGGACGACCGATGGTAGTGATAATAATTACGAAGGTTGTATAGTTGATGATCTTTCTATTAAAAAATTTACCGATGGTGCTGGGGAAACATATGGCTTTTTAAATGGCACCTCCATGGCAGCACCCCATGTAGCTGGAGCAGCGGCTTTACTTTGGGCTAAGGCTCCAACAGCTTCCATTGACTCTATTAAAGAATTATTAATGGACGGCGGGGATGATCTGGCAGCTTTGTCCGGGAAAACGGTTTCCGGCAAACGTCTTAATGCTTTTACTTCTTTGGGCATGCTTGAAGTTAATAACCCAGTAATAACCTCACCGGCTGCTCCGGTAACGGTTAATGCCTCTTATTACCCGATTATCGGGACAGCACCAGCTGGCTCTTTAGTTAAAGCCTATCGCGGAGAAACTGAGGTTGGTAGGCATCTTTTGGGTGGTGAAGAAACAGATTTCTTTATTATTACTTCCCTACAAGAAGATTCTGTTAATAACATATCGGTAATTGCCGAAAATTCTTTTAGTGGACAAAGTGATCCAGTGGTTGTTCCCGCTATTACCACTGATGGTAACGAACCGGCTCTGCCTGCCCCAACCCTTTTAAACGCTTCAGCTATTACTGCTCTAACCCAAACTTCATTTACAGTACAAGACAACGAGGGGACTCAATATGTTTATTTAAATCCTTTGGGAGTGTTAAGCTCAGTAACAGCCTTAAATGAGCCGATTGTTCTTAATGGCACTGCCGGTAATAATTACTCTATTAGGGTTATGAGTAGAGATGGAGATGGTTGGCATGACGGTCTTGAACATAGTTGGTTTGTCTTAAATCAACCAACAGCCTCGCCTGTAGCAGGTACTTATACCAGTGCTCAATCTGTTACCCTAACTTCTGCGCAAGCCCCTAAGATTCGTTACACCACCAATGGCAGTAATCCGGCTTGTGTTAACAGCGGCTCTACCTATAGTTCCGCGATTAGCGTAGGCTCAAGCCAAACAATTAGGGCCATAGCTTGTGATGCACAGGATAATGCTACTGCTATTGCGTCTTTTGCTTATACGATTAATATCCCACCACCGCCACCCCCTTCTGGTGGAGAAAATCCTCCAACAGTTACTAATTGCACTTCAGTATCATACGGTGCGTGGGGGACATGTAGTACTACTGGTACACAGACACGTCAAGTGATTTCACAACTACCAGCTAATTGTACCCTTACTAATGCACAGACCGCTGCCATGACCCAGTCATGCACGATAGAACCACAAGAACCTGAGCAACCCATGCAATCACAGTTAGATTCTTGCGGTACCGGTAATACCCTTGAACAATTTTCTTGTGAAGCTGGGATAACTGGACGGTCGGCCGAGGAAATAGCGGCGGCAGTTGGTATGACTCGTTCGCTTGAGTTGGAACAAAGCATGGCTTCCATTAGAGATAAAGTAGTACCAGAAGGAACATCTAATGAATTAAGAGAAACTATCTTGTTGTTTATTACCTATGGTACGGGTTCAACTAAAGCCTTAGGTGCCGGAGAAAGAGGGGGAGTGGTTAATAGTTTCTTCGCGGCACATGGTAGATTGCCTGATAAGGTTAGTGACTGGGAAGATATTATGAAATTAGCCAATGGTCGTTGGCCCGCTACCAGAAACTTAGTAGCTGAACAAAGAGCGGTTACGGGTTTTAACCTAGTATATAAAAGAAATCCGGATATGAACAATCCTAAAGATAATGCCGCCGTAACCATCATGGCGTATGGTATGCGTCCGGTGCCGAGAAACACCAACTCAGAATTAGCAGCTCTCTCCATTTATCGTTCAATCTTTAAGAATACCCCGGACAGAGCCTCCTACTGGGATACCTTGCGAGCGATTGCTTATTCTGGGGCGGTGAGGTAG
- a CDS encoding prepilin-type N-terminal cleavage/methylation domain-containing protein, which produces MYKLLKNNTLKRNSQAFTLIELLVVIAIIGILVTLAVVSLNNSRAIARDAKRLNDLRSIANALEFYYVDNNSYPSSITPGEPIEANDIVYMSSVPSNPIPHTDGNCPNEEYRYTSNNLNYYSLISCLGSNTLNLPAGGIIVEAGGPIRSIGTLSGLIGWWRFEEGAGSVSYDLSGNGNNANLINNPLWVTSDCKRGSCLQFNGINQHLNLGNTEQFNFSNTSNFTMAIWVKKIANPPDGNVIGLFAKPNKYGLDYDFSSLNFRAGIRNGSDGQYQASYYNAQNTLNEWTHLVFVYESEKSDGLRLYSDGILRNSRTTIGLSPFYSAAPLFIASSSAAVGGTTRFLNGLVDDARIYNRALSSEEILQIYNSY; this is translated from the coding sequence ATGTACAAATTACTAAAAAACAATACTTTAAAGCGAAATTCTCAAGCCTTTACCCTCATAGAGCTCCTAGTGGTTATAGCTATTATAGGTATTTTGGTTACCTTGGCAGTTGTTTCTTTAAATAACTCAAGAGCTATCGCCAGAGACGCTAAAAGGCTAAATGATTTAAGATCAATAGCTAATGCCTTGGAGTTTTATTATGTTGATAATAATTCATATCCTTCATCTATAACCCCCGGAGAGCCAATAGAAGCTAATGACATAGTTTATATGAGCTCAGTGCCAAGTAATCCTATTCCCCATACAGACGGTAATTGTCCGAATGAAGAATACAGATATACTTCTAATAATTTAAATTACTACAGTTTAATCTCTTGTCTTGGTTCAAATACCTTAAATTTACCGGCCGGAGGAATTATTGTTGAAGCAGGCGGGCCTATTAGATCAATAGGTACTCTAAGTGGTTTAATAGGTTGGTGGAGATTTGAGGAGGGAGCTGGTTCTGTTTCTTATGATTTATCTGGTAATGGAAATAATGCAAATTTAATTAATAACCCTCTTTGGGTAACTTCAGATTGTAAGAGGGGAAGTTGTTTACAATTTAATGGGATTAATCAACACCTAAATCTTGGTAATACAGAGCAGTTTAATTTTAGTAATACCAGTAATTTTACCATGGCTATTTGGGTTAAGAAAATAGCCAATCCTCCTGATGGTAATGTTATTGGTCTATTTGCTAAGCCCAATAAATATGGATTGGATTATGATTTTTCATCTTTAAATTTTAGAGCTGGTATAAGAAACGGTTCAGACGGACAGTATCAAGCATCTTATTACAATGCTCAAAATACTCTTAATGAATGGACGCATTTGGTTTTTGTTTATGAATCAGAAAAATCGGATGGATTAAGGCTCTATTCTGATGGAATTTTAAGAAATAGTAGAACAACTATTGGTTTAAGTCCTTTCTATTCTGCAGCCCCTTTGTTTATTGCCAGTAGTTCGGCGGCGGTTGGAGGAACCACTAGGTTTTTAAATGGCTTGGTTGATGATGCCCGTATCTATAATAGAGCTCTTTCTTCTGAAGAAATTTTACAAATTTATAACTCATATTAA
- a CDS encoding RNA methyltransferase: MITLKQEKIIKKLLSKKGRQTTGLCLVEGKKNLEAAKNFLEFSFTVQDTKNFKKLLSVQTPQPIAGVAKIPQNNLSDLLKRKVIVLLDGVQDPGNVGAILRLCLGFKAALVLIESADPSSPKVIRSSAGAFFAVPWLEIKREEAEETIKKINRLTYRLEAKPKAEFFNDRLLKKFSQETLLIAGSEGEGIKLKTKAPSLMIKHEKELESLNVAQALTIVLARLYNKE; the protein is encoded by the coding sequence ATGATTACTCTTAAACAAGAAAAAATCATTAAAAAACTTTTATCCAAAAAAGGTCGTCAGACAACAGGTCTTTGTTTAGTGGAGGGTAAGAAAAATCTTGAAGCAGCTAAGAATTTTCTAGAATTTTCTTTTACAGTACAAGACACCAAAAATTTTAAAAAACTACTTAGTGTACAAACTCCGCAACCAATAGCTGGAGTGGCTAAAATACCACAAAACAACTTAAGCGATCTTTTAAAAAGAAAAGTTATTGTCCTTTTGGATGGAGTCCAGGATCCTGGTAATGTTGGAGCTATTTTAAGATTATGTCTTGGCTTTAAGGCTGCTTTGGTTTTAATAGAGTCAGCCGATCCTTCTTCCCCTAAAGTAATTCGTTCATCGGCCGGTGCTTTTTTTGCCGTACCTTGGTTAGAGATTAAAAGAGAAGAGGCTGAAGAAACAATTAAAAAAATAAATCGTTTGACGTATAGATTGGAAGCCAAGCCAAAGGCTGAATTTTTTAACGATCGTTTACTTAAAAAATTTTCCCAAGAAACTTTGCTTATTGCCGGCTCCGAAGGCGAGGGGATAAAGCTTAAGACCAAAGCGCCTTCTTTAATGATTAAACACGAAAAAGAACTTGAATCTCTAAACGTTGCTCAAGCCCTAACTATTGTTTTAGCTCGGCTTTATAACAAAGAGTAG